A portion of the Cryptomeria japonica chromosome 5, Sugi_1.0, whole genome shotgun sequence genome contains these proteins:
- the LOC131064384 gene encoding aldehyde dehydrogenase family 3 member F1-like, giving the protein MKHSFTKHINYSLYRSAKIDQLFELFNSVEYSIGLPSSHCPSLMDLRKISEEMKSSFNGGKTVCMNWRRNQLEAILKLVVENEEEILDALHTDLGKSQTEAYKDEVSLPLIAFYGSASLIAEPLGVVLIFTTWNFPFNLALEPLVGTIAAGNAVVLKPSEMAAATSDLLAYLIPKYLDNSMIRVVQGGPEECAKLLELKWDKIFFTGSARIGRIVMTAAAKHRTPVTLELGGKCPTIVDRMHSNDDLLVTAKRIVFGKWMLCNGQACVSPDYILVQEEIAAALVDSLKKTIKKFYGEDPSKSSDLSRIGNKNHFLRLTKYLQDPSIANTIVYGGRHDEKRFYVQPTILLNPPLTSDIMNEEIFGPLLPVITFALDGLPFGGVGESGLGKYHGKYSFDTFSHQKAVLYRSLFPEIFFKYPPWNAFRLNMLKTALGFDYRGTVLVFLGLKN; this is encoded by the exons ATGAAGCATTCTTTCACCAAACATATTAACTATTCACTGTATCGTTCTGCAAAAATTGACCAACTTTTTGAACTCTTCAATTCAGTTGAGTATAGCATAGGATTACCTAGTTCTCACTGCCCATCACTCATGGATTTGCGAAAAATTTCAGAAGAAATGAAATCCAGTTTCAATGGCGGAAAGACTGTGTGCATGAATTGGAGGAGAAACCAACTTGAAGCTATTCTCAAGTTAGttgttgaaaatgaagaagaaatatTGGATGCGCTTCATACTGATTTGGGCAAGAGTCAAACTGAGGCATACAAAGACGAG GTTTCTCTGCCACTTATAGCATTCTATGGTTCAGCCTCACTGATTGCAGAGCCCCTTGGTGTAGTTTTAATATTCACTACATGGAATTTTCCTTTCA ATCTGGCTTTAGAGCCACTGGTAGGGACCATTGCAGCTGGAAATGCTGTGGTTTTAAAGCCCTCGGAAATGGCTGCTGCTACATCAGATCTCCTTGCATATCTTATTCCCAAGTACTTGGATAACAGTATGATTAGAGTTGTTCAAGGTGGCCCTGAGGAGTGTGCTAAATTGCTGGAGCTAAAGTGGGACAAGATATTTTTCACTG GCAGTGCACGCATTGGGCGAATTGTAATGACTGCAGCTGCAAAACATCGTACGCCAGTTACTCTGGAATTAGGTGGAAAATGCCCCACAATAGTTGATCGCATGCATAGCAATGATGATTTGCTG GTGACAGCAAAGCGAATAGTCTTTGGCAAATGGATGTTATGCAATGGACAAGCATGCGTCTCCCCTGACTACATTCTTGTGCAAGAAGAAATTGCTGCTGCTCTG GTTGATTCCCTGAAGAAGACGATCAAAAAGTTTTATGGAGAGGATCCCAGCAAAAGTAGTGATCTCTCAAGAATTGGCAACAAAAACCATTTTTTGAGGCTTACAAAGTACCTGCAAGATCCATCTATTGCAAATACCATAGTCTACGGTGGCAGACATGATGAGAAGAGATT CTATGTGCAGCCAACAATTCTGCTTAATCCGCCATTGACGTCAGACATAATGAACGAGGAAATTTTCGGACCCCTGCTTCCTGTCATCACA TTTGCTCTTGATGGTTTGCCATTTGGAGGGGTGGGAGAAAGTGGGTTAGGGAAGTACCATGGAAAGTACTCATTCGACACATTCAGCCACCAAAAGGCAGTGCTGTATAGATCCCTCTTTCCAGAGATTTTCTTCAAATATCCTCCATGGAATGCTTTCAGGCTCAACATGCTCAAAACTGCTCTTGGCTTCGACTATCGGGGAACGGTATTGGTTTTCTTAGGCCTAAAAAATTAA
- the LOC131064386 gene encoding aldehyde dehydrogenase family 3 member F1 isoform X2, with the protein MTKEMKSSFNGGKTLCMNWRRNQLEAILKLVVENEEEILDALHTDLGKSQTEAYRDEVALVINAARFALKNLHKWMAPIGVSLPLIAFYGSASLIAEPLGVVLIFTTWNFPFNLALEPLVGAIAAGNAVVLKPSEMAAATSDLLAYLIPKYLDNSMIRVVQGGPEECAKLLELKWDKIFFTGSARIGRIVMTAAAKHLTPVTLELGGKCPTIVDRMHSNDDLLVTAKRIVFGKWMLCNGQACVSPDYILVQEEIAAALVDSLKKTIKKFYGEDPSKSSDLSRIVNKNHFLRLTKYLQDPSIANTIVYGGRHDEKRLYMQPTILLNPPLTSDIMNEEIFGPLLPVITMKRIEDSIEFINSRPKPLAIYLFTNRENLRKRLLNETSSGSLVFNDTGVQFALDGLPFGGVGESGLGKYHGKYSFDTFSHQKAVLYRSLFPEIFFRYPPWNAFKLNMLKTSLAFDYWGAVLVFLGLKKMCSEVNREQKME; encoded by the exons ATGACAA AAGAAATGAAATCCAGTTTCAATGGCGGAAAGACTCTGTGCATGAATTGGAGGAGAAACCAACTTGAAGCTATTCTCAAGTTAGttgttgaaaatgaagaagaaatatTGGATGCGCTTCATACTGATTTGGGCAAGAGTCAAACTGAGGCATACAGAGACGAG GTTGCTCTTGTAATAAACGCGGCAAGATTTGCTCTTAAAAACCTACATAAATGGATGGCACCCATAGGG GTTTCTCTTCCACTTATAGCATTCTATGGTTCAGCCTCACTGATTGCAGAGCCCCTTGGTGTAGTTTTAATATTCACTACATGGAATTTTCCTTTCA ATTTGGCTTTAGAGCCACTGGTAGGGGCCATTGCAGCTGGAAATGCTGTGGTTTTAAAGCCCTCGGAAATGGCTGCTGCTACATCAGATCTCCTTGCATATCTTATTCCCAAGTACTTGGATAACAGTATGATTAGAGTTGTTCAAGGTGGCCCTGAGGAGTGCGCTAAATTGCTGGAGCTAAAGTGGGACAAGATATTTTTCACTG GCAGTGCACGCATTGGGCGAATTGTAATGACTGCAGCTGCAAAACATCTTACGCCAGTTACTCTGGAATTAGGTGGAAAATGCCCCACAATAGTCGATCGCATGCATAGTAATGATGATTTGCTG GTGACAGCAAAGCGAATAGTCTTTGGCAAATGGATGTTATGCAATGGACAAGCATGCGTCTCCCCTGACTACATTCTTGTGCAAGAAGAAATTGCTGCTGCTCTG GTCGATTCCCTGAAGAAGACTATCAAAAAGTTTTATGGAGAGGATCCCAGCAAAAGTAGTGATCTCTCAAGAATTGTCAACAAAAACCATTTTTTGAGGCTTACAAAGTACCTGCAAGATCCATCTATTGCAAATACCATAGTCTACGGTGGCAGACATGATGAGAAGAGATT GTATATGCAGCCAACAATCCTGCTTAATCCGCCGTTGACGTCAGACATAATGAACGAGGAAATTTTCGGACCCCTGCTTCCTGTCATCACA ATGAAAAGGATTGAAGACTCCATAGAGTTCATCAATTCAAGGCCAAAGCCACTGGCCATCTATCTTTTCACAAACAGAGAAAACCTCAGGAAAAGACTTTTGAACGAGACATCCTCAGGGAGCTTGGTATTCAACGACACTGGTGTTCAG TTTGCTCTTGATGGTTTGCCATTTGGAGGGGTGGGAGAAAGTGGGTTAGGGAAGTACCATGGAAAGTACTCATTCGACACTTTCAGTCACCAAAAGGCAGTGCTGTACAGATCCCTCTTTCCTGAGATTTTCTTCAGATATCCTCCATGGAATGCTTTCAAGCTCAACATGCTCAAAACTTCTCTTGCCTTCGACTATTGGGGAGCAGTATTGGTTTTCTTAGGCCTAAAAAA AATGTGTTCTGAAGTAAACAGAGAACAGAAGATGGAATGA
- the LOC131064386 gene encoding aldehyde dehydrogenase family 3 member F1 isoform X1: MDLRKISEEMKSSFNGGKTLCMNWRRNQLEAILKLVVENEEEILDALHTDLGKSQTEAYRDEVALVINAARFALKNLHKWMAPIGVSLPLIAFYGSASLIAEPLGVVLIFTTWNFPFNLALEPLVGAIAAGNAVVLKPSEMAAATSDLLAYLIPKYLDNSMIRVVQGGPEECAKLLELKWDKIFFTGSARIGRIVMTAAAKHLTPVTLELGGKCPTIVDRMHSNDDLLVTAKRIVFGKWMLCNGQACVSPDYILVQEEIAAALVDSLKKTIKKFYGEDPSKSSDLSRIVNKNHFLRLTKYLQDPSIANTIVYGGRHDEKRLYMQPTILLNPPLTSDIMNEEIFGPLLPVITMKRIEDSIEFINSRPKPLAIYLFTNRENLRKRLLNETSSGSLVFNDTGVQFALDGLPFGGVGESGLGKYHGKYSFDTFSHQKAVLYRSLFPEIFFRYPPWNAFKLNMLKTSLAFDYWGAVLVFLGLKKMCSEVNREQKME; the protein is encoded by the exons ATGGATTTGCGAAAAATTTCAGAAGAAATGAAATCCAGTTTCAATGGCGGAAAGACTCTGTGCATGAATTGGAGGAGAAACCAACTTGAAGCTATTCTCAAGTTAGttgttgaaaatgaagaagaaatatTGGATGCGCTTCATACTGATTTGGGCAAGAGTCAAACTGAGGCATACAGAGACGAG GTTGCTCTTGTAATAAACGCGGCAAGATTTGCTCTTAAAAACCTACATAAATGGATGGCACCCATAGGG GTTTCTCTTCCACTTATAGCATTCTATGGTTCAGCCTCACTGATTGCAGAGCCCCTTGGTGTAGTTTTAATATTCACTACATGGAATTTTCCTTTCA ATTTGGCTTTAGAGCCACTGGTAGGGGCCATTGCAGCTGGAAATGCTGTGGTTTTAAAGCCCTCGGAAATGGCTGCTGCTACATCAGATCTCCTTGCATATCTTATTCCCAAGTACTTGGATAACAGTATGATTAGAGTTGTTCAAGGTGGCCCTGAGGAGTGCGCTAAATTGCTGGAGCTAAAGTGGGACAAGATATTTTTCACTG GCAGTGCACGCATTGGGCGAATTGTAATGACTGCAGCTGCAAAACATCTTACGCCAGTTACTCTGGAATTAGGTGGAAAATGCCCCACAATAGTCGATCGCATGCATAGTAATGATGATTTGCTG GTGACAGCAAAGCGAATAGTCTTTGGCAAATGGATGTTATGCAATGGACAAGCATGCGTCTCCCCTGACTACATTCTTGTGCAAGAAGAAATTGCTGCTGCTCTG GTCGATTCCCTGAAGAAGACTATCAAAAAGTTTTATGGAGAGGATCCCAGCAAAAGTAGTGATCTCTCAAGAATTGTCAACAAAAACCATTTTTTGAGGCTTACAAAGTACCTGCAAGATCCATCTATTGCAAATACCATAGTCTACGGTGGCAGACATGATGAGAAGAGATT GTATATGCAGCCAACAATCCTGCTTAATCCGCCGTTGACGTCAGACATAATGAACGAGGAAATTTTCGGACCCCTGCTTCCTGTCATCACA ATGAAAAGGATTGAAGACTCCATAGAGTTCATCAATTCAAGGCCAAAGCCACTGGCCATCTATCTTTTCACAAACAGAGAAAACCTCAGGAAAAGACTTTTGAACGAGACATCCTCAGGGAGCTTGGTATTCAACGACACTGGTGTTCAG TTTGCTCTTGATGGTTTGCCATTTGGAGGGGTGGGAGAAAGTGGGTTAGGGAAGTACCATGGAAAGTACTCATTCGACACTTTCAGTCACCAAAAGGCAGTGCTGTACAGATCCCTCTTTCCTGAGATTTTCTTCAGATATCCTCCATGGAATGCTTTCAAGCTCAACATGCTCAAAACTTCTCTTGCCTTCGACTATTGGGGAGCAGTATTGGTTTTCTTAGGCCTAAAAAA AATGTGTTCTGAAGTAAACAGAGAACAGAAGATGGAATGA